A DNA window from Camelina sativa cultivar DH55 chromosome 13, Cs, whole genome shotgun sequence contains the following coding sequences:
- the LOC104736400 gene encoding uncharacterized protein LOC104736400 isoform X2: protein MHSLTSHQESMIQSSDEISSDEIKLDNSEENSLKDEGKGVENNDIAQQGDEGSGEDKLLGKETSPFDGVMPDETDATERIPLDTPEADVMINVETDLETAESEKIISESKSQLDSSTESILPDSESSNLADVENPATSLPNTEPTNVSDFENRVNSQKENSPSSLSDIDAYAATGTVTEELPEVSPPNDTETAFSTVTEELPEVDGTPEYLAAGSMTSVSDIDTTKESESSKTPVPVSTDGANDELNINSQDELDNGPPLEIPSAGSAFSSAGIPAPFMSVLVNPGKILVPAAADQVQCQAFAALQVLKVIETDTQPSDLCTRREYARWLVSASSALSRTATSKVYPAMYIENVTELAFDDVTPEDPDFSSIQGLAEAGLITSKLSDRDLLDDVEGTVLFSPESLLSRQDLISWKMALEKRQLPEADKKKLYELSGFIDIEKINPDAWPAIIADLSTGEQGIAALAFGCTRLFQPQKPVTKGQAAIALSSGEASDIVSEELARIEAESMAEKAVSAHNALVAEVEKDVNASFEKELSVEREKIEAVEKMAELAKVELEQLKEKREEENLALVKERAAVESEMEVLSRLRREAEDKLEDLMSNKAEISFEKERVSNLRKEAEEESQRISKLQYELEVERKALSMARSWAEEEGKRAKEQGRALEEARKRWETNGLKVVVGKDLQETSIGETEESVLLNNVERSSVEETEERAKTLMDKLKEMAGTVGGKSREVIFIVMEKIRSWITVLKEYAENLGKRTGEMRDAAVVKAKGAAEGVGKGTVQVTEKVKRVAEECRDGVGKISQRFKT, encoded by the exons atGCATTCGTTGACTTCTCATCAGGAAAGTATGATTCAGTCGTCTGATGAAATTTCTAGTGATGAGATCAAGTTAGATAACAGTGAGGAAAACAGTCTTAAGGATGAGGGTAAGGGTGTAGAAAATAATGATATAGCTCAGCAAGGTGATGAAGGGTCTGGTGAAGATAAACTACTTGGTAAGGAGACTTCGCCATTTGATGGTGTCATGCCTGATGAAACAGATGCCACTGAAAGGATTCCCCTAGATACGCCTGAAGCAGATGTGATGATCAATGTGGAAACTGATCTTGAGACAGCAGAAAGTGAGAAGATAATTTCTGAATCTAAGTCTCAGTTAGACTCATCCACTGAGTCTATTCTTCCAGATTCAGAAAGTAGTAATCTTGCGGATGTGGAAAATCCAGCTACTAGCCTTCCAAACACTGAACCAACCAATGTGTCTGATTTTGAAAATCGTGTTAACAGTCAGAAGGAAAATTCCCCGTCTTCTTTATCTGACATCGATGCTTATGCAGCCACCGGGACGGTAACTGAGGAGCTTCCTGAGGTTTCTCCACCAAATGACACGGAAACAGCATTCTCGACTGTAACTGAGGAGCTTCCTGAGGTTGACGGAACACCCGAGTACTTGGCTGCGGGAAGTATGACATCAGTCTCAGACATAGATACGACGAAAGAAAGTGAGTCTTCGAAAACTCCTGTCCCAGTATCAACAGATGGGGCAAACGATGAACTAAACATAAATAGTCAAGATGAGCTCGACAATGGACCGCCTTTGGAAATACCAAGCGCTGGAAGTGCATTTTCTTCTGCAGGAATACCTGCACCATTTATGTCTGTTCTAGTAAATCCTGGAAAGATTCTTGTCCCCGCTGCTGCTGATCAGGTCCAGTGTCAAGCATTTGCAGCTTTGCAAGTTCTGaag GTCATTGAAACTGACACCCAACCTAGTGATCTATGTACTCGCAGAGAATATGCCAGGTGGCTGGTTTCTGCTAGCAGCGCGTTATCAAG AACCGCAACCTCAAAAGTGTATCCTGCTATGTATATAGAGAATGTTACTGAGCTTGCTTTCGATGATGTTACTCCAGAAGACCCTGATTTCTCATCCATTCAAG GGTTGGCAGAAGCGGGACTCATCACGAGCAAGCTTTCTGACCGCGATCTGCTTGACGATGTTGAAGGCACAGTCCTGTTTTCCCCTGAAAG CCTTCTTTCACGCCAGGATCTTATAAGCTGGAAAATGGCCTTGGAGAAACGACAGCTTCCAGAAGCTGATAAAAAG AAGCTGTATGAACTATCGGGTTTCATTGACATCGAGAAGATAAACCCAGATGCATGGCCTGCTATTATCGCAGATTTATCTACTGGGGAACAAGGAATCGCTGCCCTTGCATTTG GTTGTACAAGATTGTTTCAGCCTCAAAAACCAGTCACCAAAGGACAAGCTGCCATTGCTCTTTCAAGTGGTGAGGCATCCGATATTGTTAGTGAGGAATTGGCACGTATAGAAGCAGAATCGATGGCTGAAAAAGCTGTGTCTGCGCATAACGCCCTTGTTGCGGAGGTAGAAAAAGACGTCAATGCAAGCTTTGAGAAAGAGCTTTCCGTGGAACGGGAAAAGATTGAAGCGGTCGAGAAAATGGCGGAACTAGCGAAAGTGGAGTTAGAGCAgctgaaggagaagagagaggaagagaatcTGGCCTTGGTGAAAGAACGAGCTGCTGTCGAGTCAGAAATGGAGGTGCTCTCAAGGTTAAGACGCGAAGCAGAAGACAAGCTGGAGGATTTGATGAGTAACAAGGCGGAGATATCTTTTGAGAAGGAAAGGGTTTCCAATCTTCgaaaagaagctgaagaagagagCCAGCGGATTTCAAAGTTGCAGTATGAATTGGAAGTTGAACGAAAAGCCCTGTCTATGGCCAG ATCGTGGGCCGAGGAGGAAGGAAAGAGAGCTAAAGAACAAGGAAGAGCCTTAGAAGAGGCAAGAAAGCGATGGGAAACAAATGGACTGAAAGTTGTTGTTGGTAAAGACCTTCAAGAGACGAGCATTGGAGAGACTGAAGAAAGTGTATTACTAAACAATGTGGAGAGATCGTCGGTTGAAGAAACTGAGGAGAGAGCCAAAACCCTGATGGATAAGCTGAAAGAGATGGCTGGAACCGTGGGAGGAAAATCCCGGGAAGTGATCTTCATTGTGATGGAGAAAATACGATCGTGGATTACAGTTTTGAAGGAATACGCAGAGAATTTAGGAAAGCGAACTGGAGAAATGAGAGATGCGGCCGTTGTCAAGGCAAAAGGAGCTGCTGAGGGAGTTGGGAAAGGAACAGTTCAGGTAACCGAGAAGGTGAAGAGAGTCGCTGAGGAGTGTAGAGATGGTGTTGGAAAGATCTCCCAAAGGTTCAAGACCTAA
- the LOC104736400 gene encoding uncharacterized protein LOC104736400 isoform X1: MASATATWTPSSLQLRLAFSCGVRRNSRAVYLRPLRLARKSGCGVVVCVSQKPEVDSAWTGSDSSKSSADNLAGWDDSGNDDKKSSRAKKKSLIEGVVGAGVAGIVLFLGLSYAAASFNKRTKKQEMHSLTSHQESMIQSSDEISSDEIKLDNSEENSLKDEGKGVENNDIAQQGDEGSGEDKLLGKETSPFDGVMPDETDATERIPLDTPEADVMINVETDLETAESEKIISESKSQLDSSTESILPDSESSNLADVENPATSLPNTEPTNVSDFENRVNSQKENSPSSLSDIDAYAATGTVTEELPEVSPPNDTETAFSTVTEELPEVDGTPEYLAAGSMTSVSDIDTTKESESSKTPVPVSTDGANDELNINSQDELDNGPPLEIPSAGSAFSSAGIPAPFMSVLVNPGKILVPAAADQVQCQAFAALQVLKVIETDTQPSDLCTRREYARWLVSASSALSRTATSKVYPAMYIENVTELAFDDVTPEDPDFSSIQGLAEAGLITSKLSDRDLLDDVEGTVLFSPESLLSRQDLISWKMALEKRQLPEADKKKLYELSGFIDIEKINPDAWPAIIADLSTGEQGIAALAFGCTRLFQPQKPVTKGQAAIALSSGEASDIVSEELARIEAESMAEKAVSAHNALVAEVEKDVNASFEKELSVEREKIEAVEKMAELAKVELEQLKEKREEENLALVKERAAVESEMEVLSRLRREAEDKLEDLMSNKAEISFEKERVSNLRKEAEEESQRISKLQYELEVERKALSMARSWAEEEGKRAKEQGRALEEARKRWETNGLKVVVGKDLQETSIGETEESVLLNNVERSSVEETEERAKTLMDKLKEMAGTVGGKSREVIFIVMEKIRSWITVLKEYAENLGKRTGEMRDAAVVKAKGAAEGVGKGTVQVTEKVKRVAEECRDGVGKISQRFKT, from the exons ATGGCTTCTGCGACCGCCACGTGGACACCTTCCTCCCTCCAGCTCCGTCTCGCTTTTAGCTGCGGCGTTCGTCGGAATTCTCGCGCCGTTTACTTACGACCGTTGCGATTAGCTAGGAAATCGGGTTGTGGAGTTGTCGTCTGTGTTTCGCAGAAGCCTGAAGTCGATTCTGCGTGGACCGGATCGGATTCGTCAAAGTCGTCGGCTGATAATTTGGCTGGGTGGGATGATTCTGGTAACGATGATAAAAAGTCGTCTAGagctaagaagaagagtttgattGAAG GTGTAGTTGGGGCTGGAGTTGCTGGAATCGTTTTGTTTCTTGGGCTAAGCTATGCAGCAGCATCTTTTAACAAGC gaacaaagaaacaagagatGCATTCGTTGACTTCTCATCAGGAAAGTATGATTCAGTCGTCTGATGAAATTTCTAGTGATGAGATCAAGTTAGATAACAGTGAGGAAAACAGTCTTAAGGATGAGGGTAAGGGTGTAGAAAATAATGATATAGCTCAGCAAGGTGATGAAGGGTCTGGTGAAGATAAACTACTTGGTAAGGAGACTTCGCCATTTGATGGTGTCATGCCTGATGAAACAGATGCCACTGAAAGGATTCCCCTAGATACGCCTGAAGCAGATGTGATGATCAATGTGGAAACTGATCTTGAGACAGCAGAAAGTGAGAAGATAATTTCTGAATCTAAGTCTCAGTTAGACTCATCCACTGAGTCTATTCTTCCAGATTCAGAAAGTAGTAATCTTGCGGATGTGGAAAATCCAGCTACTAGCCTTCCAAACACTGAACCAACCAATGTGTCTGATTTTGAAAATCGTGTTAACAGTCAGAAGGAAAATTCCCCGTCTTCTTTATCTGACATCGATGCTTATGCAGCCACCGGGACGGTAACTGAGGAGCTTCCTGAGGTTTCTCCACCAAATGACACGGAAACAGCATTCTCGACTGTAACTGAGGAGCTTCCTGAGGTTGACGGAACACCCGAGTACTTGGCTGCGGGAAGTATGACATCAGTCTCAGACATAGATACGACGAAAGAAAGTGAGTCTTCGAAAACTCCTGTCCCAGTATCAACAGATGGGGCAAACGATGAACTAAACATAAATAGTCAAGATGAGCTCGACAATGGACCGCCTTTGGAAATACCAAGCGCTGGAAGTGCATTTTCTTCTGCAGGAATACCTGCACCATTTATGTCTGTTCTAGTAAATCCTGGAAAGATTCTTGTCCCCGCTGCTGCTGATCAGGTCCAGTGTCAAGCATTTGCAGCTTTGCAAGTTCTGaag GTCATTGAAACTGACACCCAACCTAGTGATCTATGTACTCGCAGAGAATATGCCAGGTGGCTGGTTTCTGCTAGCAGCGCGTTATCAAG AACCGCAACCTCAAAAGTGTATCCTGCTATGTATATAGAGAATGTTACTGAGCTTGCTTTCGATGATGTTACTCCAGAAGACCCTGATTTCTCATCCATTCAAG GGTTGGCAGAAGCGGGACTCATCACGAGCAAGCTTTCTGACCGCGATCTGCTTGACGATGTTGAAGGCACAGTCCTGTTTTCCCCTGAAAG CCTTCTTTCACGCCAGGATCTTATAAGCTGGAAAATGGCCTTGGAGAAACGACAGCTTCCAGAAGCTGATAAAAAG AAGCTGTATGAACTATCGGGTTTCATTGACATCGAGAAGATAAACCCAGATGCATGGCCTGCTATTATCGCAGATTTATCTACTGGGGAACAAGGAATCGCTGCCCTTGCATTTG GTTGTACAAGATTGTTTCAGCCTCAAAAACCAGTCACCAAAGGACAAGCTGCCATTGCTCTTTCAAGTGGTGAGGCATCCGATATTGTTAGTGAGGAATTGGCACGTATAGAAGCAGAATCGATGGCTGAAAAAGCTGTGTCTGCGCATAACGCCCTTGTTGCGGAGGTAGAAAAAGACGTCAATGCAAGCTTTGAGAAAGAGCTTTCCGTGGAACGGGAAAAGATTGAAGCGGTCGAGAAAATGGCGGAACTAGCGAAAGTGGAGTTAGAGCAgctgaaggagaagagagaggaagagaatcTGGCCTTGGTGAAAGAACGAGCTGCTGTCGAGTCAGAAATGGAGGTGCTCTCAAGGTTAAGACGCGAAGCAGAAGACAAGCTGGAGGATTTGATGAGTAACAAGGCGGAGATATCTTTTGAGAAGGAAAGGGTTTCCAATCTTCgaaaagaagctgaagaagagagCCAGCGGATTTCAAAGTTGCAGTATGAATTGGAAGTTGAACGAAAAGCCCTGTCTATGGCCAG ATCGTGGGCCGAGGAGGAAGGAAAGAGAGCTAAAGAACAAGGAAGAGCCTTAGAAGAGGCAAGAAAGCGATGGGAAACAAATGGACTGAAAGTTGTTGTTGGTAAAGACCTTCAAGAGACGAGCATTGGAGAGACTGAAGAAAGTGTATTACTAAACAATGTGGAGAGATCGTCGGTTGAAGAAACTGAGGAGAGAGCCAAAACCCTGATGGATAAGCTGAAAGAGATGGCTGGAACCGTGGGAGGAAAATCCCGGGAAGTGATCTTCATTGTGATGGAGAAAATACGATCGTGGATTACAGTTTTGAAGGAATACGCAGAGAATTTAGGAAAGCGAACTGGAGAAATGAGAGATGCGGCCGTTGTCAAGGCAAAAGGAGCTGCTGAGGGAGTTGGGAAAGGAACAGTTCAGGTAACCGAGAAGGTGAAGAGAGTCGCTGAGGAGTGTAGAGATGGTGTTGGAAAGATCTCCCAAAGGTTCAAGACCTAA
- the LOC104736402 gene encoding 60S ribosomal protein L13-3-like: MKHNNVIPSSHFRKHWQNYVKTWFNQPARKTRRRVARQTKAVKIFPRPTSGPLRPVVHGQTLKYNMKVRAGKGFTREELKSAGIPKKLAPTIGISVDHRRKNRSLEGLQSNVQRLKTYKAKLVVFPRRSRKVKAGDSTPEELANATQVQGDYMPIVSQKAAMELVKLSADMKAFKAYDKLRLERTNARHAGARAKRAAEAEKEEKK, encoded by the exons ATGAAGCACAACAACGTTATCCCGAGCTCACACTTCCGCAAGCATTGGCAGAACTATGTCAAGACTTGGTTTAACCAGCCTGCCAGGAAAACAAGGAGACGTGTTG CTAGGCAGACGAAGGCTGTGAAGATCTTCCCTCGTCCAACCTCTGGTCCTCTCCGCCCTGTTGTGCATGGTCAGACTCTTAAGTACAACATGAAAGTTAGAGCTGGTAAAGGATTCACTCGTGAAGAGCTTAAG TCTGCTGGTATCCCAAAGAAGTTGGCTCCAACAATCGGAATTTCTGTTGATCACCGTCGCAAGAACCGTTCTTTGGAGGGTCTTCAATCCAATGTCCAAAGGTTAAAGACTTACAAGGCTAAGCTGGTTGTGTTCCCTCGCCGTTCCCGTAAAGTCAAG GCTGGTGATTCTACCCCAGAGGAGCTTGCTAATGCTACTCAAGTCCAGGGAGATTACATGCCAATTGTTAGCCAGAAGGCAGCCATGGAGCTAGTGAAGCTGAGTGCCGATATGAAGGCTTTCAAAGCTTATGACAAACTCCGTCTTGAGCGTACAAACGCACGCCATGCTGGTGCCAGAGCCAAGAGGGCAGCTGAGGccgaaaaagaagagaagaagtaa
- the LOC104736403 gene encoding kinesin-like protein KIN-10C: METKMTKLVRVVARVKPSTDPSSTGSILIQKPVGEDSETVTISFGVQFAGSKDSYKLDYCYEESEATDLILTKEIKPLISSVFEGRDANVIAHGARSSGKTHLIQGNESEFGLAILTMSEMLSMAEEKGNSVSVSVYEVSQEIVYDLLDQQKRVVTVLEGAQGKIQLKGLSQVPVKSLSEFQNLYFGLKKTQKLSSDPPVRSHKGLMIHVISANADSHGRMNFLDMAGYEDSRKQNSALGPLEIARINKSIYALQNVMYALNANESHVPYRESKLTRMLKDCLQGCNRTLLITCLPREFSQDSFYMLNLASRICQGGNRAMNNTTKKKINGLEKSVSLSSAAQRRQTPLTVSATNRKQTVLRGNVTERKTKINTAASALKARKLFGEANDSARCKTSSKKMEGKAKMTLKKEISTSKVILSVQASSSKEEVCSYFTVTDSQSSLVEENSLAYSCSAVAMEPSYSTSVSLSSEVVDTTDKETPRKHEEKVSGATQCDDAVADKVQIVESGVERDDNNSVTGEDLPLVVNEGENLDKENNSLLGNETASPPLSIRLQNLSNNLKSICKISNQLSVPEKYQTPFTESQAEEALEHSDITAEAVVSLELRTPEKSMPSNVDCTPWKTYSAHSSKLKNSAVGDYLKFINTAGKEDLKKLKGIGEKRATYIVELRDESPFHTLDDLQGIGLSAKQVKGLLKKEIGDIFD; encoded by the exons ATGGAGACGAAGATGACGAAACTGGTTCGGGTTGTGGCTAGGGTTAAACCCTCCACGGATCCGTCGTCAACAGGATCAATACTGATCCAAAAGCCGGTGGGTGAAGATTCTGAGACTGTTACGATTTCGTTTGGAGTTCAATTCGCTGG TTCGAAAGACTCGTATAAGTTGGACTACTGCTACGAAGAAAGTGAAGCTACTGATTTGATTCTCACTAAGGAGATAAAACCTCTTATCTCTAGTGTCTTTGAGGGTAGAGATGCTAATGTTATTGCCCATGGAGCAAGAAGTAGCGGAAAAACACATCTAATCCAG GGAAATGAGAGTGAGTTTGGTTTAGCCATCCTGACAATGTCTGAGATGCTATCCATGGCTGAGGAAAAAGGAAACTCAGTTTCCGTATCGGTTTACGAGGTTTCTCAGGAAATTGTGTATGATCTCTTAGACCAACAGAAGCGAGTGGTTACTGTACTAGAAGGTGCACAAGGGAAAATTCAACTCAAGGGACTTTCACAG GTACCTGTCAAGTCTCTCTCAGAATTCCAGAACTTATATTTTGGTCTCAAGAAAACTCAGAAGCTGAGTAGTGACCCTCCAGTTAGGAGTCATAAAGGTCTGATGATACATGTTATCAGTGCCAATGCAGACTCTCATGGGAGGATGAACTTTCTTGATATGGCAG GATATGAGGACTCCAGGAAGCAAAACAGTGCTCTAGGTCCTCTAGAGATTGCCAGGATAAATAAGTCGATTTATGCATTACAGAATGTCATGTATGCGCTCAATGCCAATGAATCTCATGTACCATATCGGGAGAGCAAACTCACTCGCATGTTGAAGGATTGTTTACAAGGATGCAACAGAACATTGCTGATCACTTGTTTG cCCCGGGAATTTAGCCAAGACTCCTTTTACATGCTAAACTTAGCATCACGGATCTGTCAAGGCGGTAACCGAGCCATGAATAATACTACTAAGAAGAAGATCAACGGTCTTGAAAAATCTGTTTCACTATCCTCTGCTGCTCAAAGGAGACAGACACCTTTGACTGTGTCTGCTACTAATAGAAAACAGACAGTACTAAGGGGAAATGTGACAGAGAGAAAGACTAAAATCAACACTGCTGCTTCTGCACTTAAAGCAAG GAAACTGTTTGGTGAAGCGAATGATTCGGCGAGATGTAAAACTAGCTCGAAGAAG atGGAAGGCAAAGCAAAGATGACACTTAAAAAG GAAATCTCCACCTCGAAGGTTATCTTGAGCGTTCAAGCCTCCTCATCAAAAGAA GAAGTCTGTTCATATTTTACTGTTACAGATTCTCAATCTTCTTTGGTTGAAGAG AATTCTCTGGCTTACTCATGTTCAGCAGTAGCCATGGAACCG AGCTATTCAACAAGCGTCTCTTTAAGCTCTGAAGTTGTTGATACTACAGATAAG GAGACACCCCGGAAACATGAGGAAAAGGTTTCAGGAGCCACTCAATGTGATGATGCTGTTGCAGACAAAG TACAAATAGTAGAGTCAGGGGTAGAGAGAGATGACAACAATTCAGTCACTGGAGAAGATCTCCCTCTGGTGGTTAATGAAG GTGAAAACCtggacaaagaaaacaacagttTGCTAGGCAACGAAACTGCATCACCACCGCTTAGCATCCGACTTCAAAATCTGTCAAACAATTTGAAGTCGATATGCAAAATTTCAAACCAACTATCAGTACCTGAGAAATATCAAACTCCCTTCACTGAATCTCAAGCAGAAGAAGCATTAGAGCACAGTGATATTACTGCTGAAGCTGTTGTCAGTCTAGAGCTAAGAACGCCTGAGAAATCTATGCCTTCCAACGTTGACTGCACTCCTTGGAAGACATATAGCGCACACAGCTCTAAACTAAAG AACTCTGCTGTTGGAGATTACCTGAAGTTCATAAACACAGCTGGAaa GGAAGATCTAAAGAAGTTAAAG GGTATTGGCGAGAAAAGAGCAACTTACATAGTTGAGCTCCGCGATGAATCTCCATTTCACACG CTTGATGATTTGCAAGGCATCGGACTTTCAGCAAAACAG GTTAAGGGACTGCTTAAAAAAGAGATTGGGGATATTTTCGATTAG